From the genome of Nitrosopumilus sp., one region includes:
- a CDS encoding TrmB family transcriptional regulator yields MVNEHVLTVSLEEFGLSKYEAQAYVSLIAKGTIPASELAYYSEIPRTKIYPTLLKLENKKLVIISKSKPIMCTAIAPEDAFDGIIHEQINKVNAMNSLVSNLKKASEESRKTRGSEEKRYFHLSANNVLSQIQTMIEGSKSSIKIMTDQWGFGLLAECKEQLLSVSRRNLDVKMLIAPSQICSESYRVIPDGIEIRASDTTQNCFIFDQTEILMISNDNGKGATFSSTEILGFNQEKIFSNIWKNAIKTKALADMTKTEAHEIYKIIKTVNELGLIHILNSSMISKKSELDMLKMLEKNGISLKTKTLDDIIEITDTIMQITCSGHVNFEANTKNITVESKLNNGHSLPWVSILDGCLQKQGYATRTVYQNTSSKGERVHIKINKK; encoded by the coding sequence ATGGTAAATGAGCACGTCTTAACAGTCAGCCTAGAGGAATTTGGACTCAGTAAGTACGAGGCACAGGCATACGTATCACTAATTGCAAAGGGCACTATTCCTGCAAGCGAATTGGCATACTATTCAGAAATTCCACGAACAAAAATCTATCCAACTTTACTCAAACTAGAAAACAAGAAACTGGTAATCATTTCAAAGAGCAAGCCGATAATGTGCACGGCAATTGCCCCAGAAGATGCTTTTGATGGCATCATTCATGAGCAAATCAACAAAGTAAACGCAATGAATTCGCTGGTGTCCAATCTGAAAAAAGCCAGTGAAGAATCCAGAAAGACCAGAGGCTCTGAGGAAAAAAGATACTTTCATCTTAGTGCCAACAACGTCCTGTCTCAGATCCAGACAATGATTGAAGGCTCAAAATCATCAATCAAGATAATGACAGACCAGTGGGGTTTCGGATTACTCGCAGAATGCAAGGAGCAGTTGCTGTCAGTATCACGTCGCAATCTGGATGTCAAGATGCTCATTGCACCGTCACAGATATGCTCCGAGTCATACAGGGTGATACCAGACGGAATTGAAATCAGAGCTTCAGACACCACCCAGAACTGCTTTATTTTTGATCAGACAGAGATACTAATGATAAGCAATGATAACGGAAAAGGGGCAACTTTTTCATCAACCGAAATTTTAGGATTCAATCAGGAAAAGATATTTTCAAACATTTGGAAAAATGCGATTAAAACAAAGGCCCTTGCAGACATGACAAAAACAGAAGCGCATGAAATCTACAAGATCATTAAAACCGTAAACGAGTTAGGATTGATACACATTCTAAACTCTTCAATGATCTCAAAAAAGTCAGAACTAGACATGCTAAAGATGTTGGAAAAAAACGGAATTAGTCTGAAAACAAAAACACTGGATGACATAATAGAGATCACAGACACCATAATGCAAATTACATGCTCAGGACATGTCAATTTTGAGGCAAATACAAAAAACATCACCGTGGAATCAAAGCTAAATAACGGGCATTCACTTCCATGGGTATCCATTTTGGACGGATGTCTTCAGAAACAAGGATATGCAACCAGAACAGTATACCAGAATACATCCAGCAAGGGAGAGAGAGTACACATCAAGATAAATAAAAAATAG
- a CDS encoding RidA family protein encodes MIEEKLETLGIKLPNPPTPAGSYVPAVKTGNLLFISGQIPMEDGKVIFTGKVSDDNLETAQKSAKMCAINILAQIKRELGSFDRVAKIVKVSGFINSTPEFSQHPKVINPASDLFFEIFGEKGKHARIAVGVACLPLDSMTEIDAIVEFSKQ; translated from the coding sequence ATGATAGAAGAAAAACTTGAAACATTGGGAATTAAGCTTCCAAACCCTCCAACTCCAGCAGGATCGTATGTTCCTGCCGTAAAGACAGGAAATTTACTGTTTATCTCAGGACAGATACCCATGGAAGATGGCAAGGTCATATTTACAGGAAAAGTTTCAGATGACAACCTAGAGACAGCTCAAAAATCAGCAAAAATGTGTGCGATTAATATTTTAGCCCAAATAAAAAGGGAATTAGGTAGTTTTGACAGGGTTGCCAAAATAGTAAAGGTGTCAGGATTCATAAATTCAACACCAGAATTCTCACAACATCCAAAAGTCATCAACCCAGCTTCGGACTTGTTTTTCGAGATATTTGGAGAAAAGGGCAAACATGCCAGGATTGCAGTAGGAGTAGCCTGCCTACCGTTGGATTCAATGACTGAAATAGATGCAATAGTTGAATTTTCCAAACAGTAG
- a CDS encoding PEFG-CTERM sorting domain-containing protein — protein MLKISLFMMITISMISASAFAESEIEVHTSSEEIKALDSVWITGKITDVSQFKPVKLRVLGPDGALIFAPIVPIEDNGEFRKLLNAPVPSFAEGTYIITASHEDVKSVAQTQFTVTYQEIPRSPAAPAILEKSVIKEIEISKSTGMIEISADAVNGSDTIMITGNTNLRSSDITLIVKSPMGNMVTIAQVTPSVNGGFEMEIKTGGSMWKEDGTYTVTASQGSSSEHKESIQVEIKDGVVVPEFGAIAMMILAISIMSIIIVSSKARPSIFSRC, from the coding sequence ATGCTGAAGATTTCTCTGTTCATGATGATCACCATATCAATGATTTCAGCTTCAGCCTTTGCAGAATCTGAAATAGAGGTCCACACATCATCTGAAGAAATCAAAGCGTTGGATTCAGTGTGGATTACAGGGAAAATTACAGACGTATCGCAGTTTAAACCCGTAAAACTAAGAGTGTTAGGTCCTGACGGAGCACTCATTTTTGCACCCATAGTTCCAATTGAAGACAATGGCGAATTTAGAAAGTTACTAAACGCCCCAGTTCCAAGCTTTGCCGAGGGCACATACATCATCACTGCAAGTCACGAGGATGTAAAATCAGTGGCTCAGACGCAATTTACAGTCACATATCAGGAGATTCCAAGAAGTCCAGCAGCTCCAGCAATTCTAGAAAAATCAGTCATAAAAGAAATTGAAATATCGAAGAGTACAGGTATGATTGAAATCTCAGCAGATGCTGTAAATGGCTCAGATACAATAATGATCACAGGTAACACAAATCTCAGAAGCTCAGACATCACCCTAATTGTAAAGTCACCAATGGGAAACATGGTGACAATTGCACAGGTAACACCTAGCGTTAATGGTGGCTTTGAAATGGAAATCAAGACAGGCGGTTCCATGTGGAAGGAAGACGGAACATACACAGTTACAGCATCTCAAGGAAGTTCATCAGAACACAAAGAATCAATTCAGGTGGAAATCAAAGACGGCGTAGTGGTACCTGAGTTTGGAGCCATAGCAATGATGATTTTGGCAATATCCATCATGTCAATCATAATTGTTTCTTCAAAAGCAAGACCCAGCATATTTTCCAGATGCTAG
- a CDS encoding PPOX class F420-dependent oxidoreductase has product MFNPDQIKSQKYIPLETYRKNNEAVRMPIWFVIKNGLILIITRDQTGKIKRLRNNQKVKIATCSIRGKTSMSMMPGTAQILTDEETAEAVKIRDKKCGFFSKVAKILTKGNGNIVAVSVKMN; this is encoded by the coding sequence ATGTTTAATCCGGATCAGATAAAATCACAGAAATACATCCCACTTGAGACATACAGGAAAAACAACGAGGCCGTAAGAATGCCCATATGGTTTGTCATAAAAAACGGTTTGATACTAATTATCACAAGGGATCAGACTGGAAAAATAAAACGTCTTAGAAATAATCAAAAAGTAAAAATTGCAACATGTTCCATCAGGGGAAAAACTTCAATGTCAATGATGCCAGGTACTGCCCAGATCTTAACAGATGAAGAGACTGCAGAAGCAGTAAAGATAAGAGACAAAAAATGCGGATTCTTCTCAAAGGTTGCCAAGATTCTAACCAAGGGCAATGGAAATATTGTAGCAGTATCAGTCAAGATGAACTAG